The following are from one region of the Natronocella acetinitrilica genome:
- a CDS encoding (Fe-S)-binding protein, with protein sequence MLAGALSLLVLAAIALALIGAWRRVRLWRQGRPEAVDVVGGLLALPRRYLVDLHHVVARDRYIANSHVATAGGFVAAALLVVLVFGLGLEARLLGWALLAATATMAAGAVFVALRRRNPPARLSRGPWMRLPASLLAFSLGFFLLTLPAAGVVSPAVGGWLVAGLLFLVVAWGLTELFVGMTWGGPMKHAFAGAAHLAFHRRPERFGGGHSTAIRPLDLTATDAPLGVGRPADFTWTQLLGFDACVQCGRCEAACPAFAAGQPLNPKKLVQDLVVGMTGGSDAGYRGSSYPGVAVGQHSGGPGKPIFDMANGGLLEPDTLWSCTTCRACVEECPMMIEHVDAIIDMRRHLTLEHGATPNKGAEVLENLASTDNPGGYTPEARMHWAADQNLPCIGERGAAEVLLWLGDGAFDLRNQRTLRALVKILRAADVDFAVLGVEERDSGDVARRLGDEATFQELARQNIATLGRYHFQRIVTCDPHSLHVLRNEYPALGGHYTVSHHTGYIQELLEAGRLRLSQSGESGVTYHDPCYLGRYNREYDAPRAVLAAIGVDVQEMQRSRFRSRCCGGGGGAPITDIPGKQRIPDMRMTDARDSGAQVVAVACPGCTTMLEGVVEPRPEVRDIAELVADCLPAVDAARTRPRREQEELLA encoded by the coding sequence GTGCTCGCCGGCGCCCTTTCATTGCTGGTGCTGGCGGCTATTGCCCTGGCGCTGATCGGTGCATGGCGGCGCGTGCGGCTATGGCGTCAGGGTCGGCCGGAAGCCGTGGACGTGGTGGGCGGCCTGCTGGCACTGCCCCGGCGCTACCTGGTGGATCTCCATCACGTGGTGGCGCGGGACCGCTATATCGCCAACAGCCACGTCGCCACCGCCGGTGGCTTCGTCGCCGCGGCACTACTGGTTGTCCTGGTATTCGGACTGGGGCTTGAAGCACGGCTGCTTGGCTGGGCACTGCTGGCTGCCACCGCCACCATGGCGGCAGGCGCCGTGTTCGTAGCCCTGCGCCGCCGCAATCCACCCGCAAGACTTTCTCGCGGCCCATGGATGCGGCTGCCGGCCAGTCTGCTGGCCTTTTCCCTGGGCTTTTTCCTCCTCACCCTGCCGGCAGCGGGTGTTGTTTCCCCTGCAGTCGGCGGCTGGTTGGTGGCGGGCCTGCTGTTTCTGGTGGTGGCCTGGGGGCTCACGGAACTGTTTGTGGGGATGACCTGGGGCGGGCCCATGAAGCACGCCTTTGCCGGCGCCGCCCATCTGGCCTTTCACCGCCGTCCGGAGCGCTTTGGCGGCGGTCATTCCACAGCGATCAGGCCGCTGGATTTGACAGCCACGGATGCGCCCCTCGGCGTGGGCCGGCCGGCAGACTTCACCTGGACGCAGCTACTCGGCTTCGATGCCTGTGTGCAGTGCGGGCGCTGCGAGGCGGCCTGCCCTGCCTTTGCCGCCGGTCAGCCCCTGAACCCAAAAAAACTGGTGCAGGACCTGGTGGTGGGCATGACCGGCGGCAGCGACGCCGGCTATCGGGGCAGCTCCTACCCGGGCGTCGCGGTCGGTCAGCATTCCGGCGGCCCCGGCAAACCTATTTTCGACATGGCCAATGGCGGTTTACTGGAACCGGACACGCTGTGGTCCTGCACAACCTGCCGCGCCTGCGTGGAAGAGTGCCCGATGATGATCGAGCACGTGGACGCCATCATCGACATGCGGCGCCATCTCACCCTGGAGCATGGCGCGACGCCGAACAAGGGTGCGGAGGTACTGGAAAACCTGGCCAGTACCGACAACCCGGGAGGCTATACACCGGAAGCGCGTATGCACTGGGCCGCCGACCAGAACCTGCCATGCATCGGCGAGCGCGGTGCCGCCGAGGTGCTGCTGTGGCTCGGTGATGGCGCCTTCGACCTGCGCAATCAGCGCACCCTGCGGGCGCTAGTGAAGATCCTCCGCGCCGCCGACGTGGACTTCGCCGTGCTTGGCGTGGAGGAGCGGGACAGCGGCGACGTCGCCCGCCGCCTCGGCGACGAGGCTACCTTCCAGGAGCTGGCGAGGCAGAACATCGCCACCCTGGGCCGCTACCACTTCCAGCGCATCGTGACCTGCGACCCCCACAGCCTGCATGTGCTGCGCAACGAATATCCCGCCTTGGGCGGCCACTACACGGTGAGCCACCACACCGGCTACATCCAGGAACTGCTGGAGGCGGGGCGGTTGCGGCTCAGCCAATCCGGAGAAAGCGGCGTTACCTACCACGACCCCTGTTACCTGGGGCGCTACAACCGCGAATACGATGCCCCCCGGGCCGTACTCGCTGCCATCGGTGTGGACGTGCAGGAGATGCAGCGCAGCCGTTTCCGCTCCCGCTGCTGCGGCGGTGGCGGCGGCGCGCCCATCACCGACATTCCCGGCAAGCAGCGCATTCCGGACATGCGCATGACCGACGCCCGCGACAGCGGCGCTCAAGTGGTGGCCGTGGCATGCCCCGGTTGCACCACCATGCTGGAAGGCGTTGTGGAACCCCGCCCTGAGGTTCGGGATATCGCCGAACTGGTGGCGGACTGCCTGCCCGCAGTGGATGCCGCACGCACCCGGCCACGTCGCGAGCAGGAGGAATTGCTGGCATGA
- the etfA gene encoding electron transfer flavoprotein subunit alpha, producing MNRTIRRDPRREWIARNRLHPEHTGSMDETAHPDCWMSPGGVLRRDPHAVGFIGANGLRRIDRSGTQQGARAGQGTAVSPEYQRRVVAIPSDAPVIAVVPDLPGGRLSSHDRDVLGLARQLAGDSHAVLAVVFGQPREAGFGDAGVDRLLHMDGEREQGYAPEARLTALAAVERHYQPRHWLLPDSRLGGGELGRRLAARLRERPATRVWQVVDGQCMQRTGSGQLDLRGPCPRILLAAEECADPVLDTNHAAEPVHLNQESVSAYARLEDLGLVAVDPAAIPLAEAEFVLSGGNGVQDWEQFHALARVLGATEGASRVAVDDGHMPRDRQVGASGTWVSARVYIAVGISGAVQHLQGIQTCDKVVAISNDPGCDMVKRADLSVIGDAGAILAALILRADHYRRGAQSDAA from the coding sequence ATGAACAGGACCATTCGCCGCGACCCTCGCCGGGAGTGGATCGCCCGTAATCGGCTGCACCCCGAACATACCGGCTCCATGGATGAGACCGCTCACCCCGATTGCTGGATGAGCCCGGGCGGCGTGTTACGTCGCGACCCCCACGCGGTTGGCTTTATCGGTGCCAACGGCCTGCGCCGCATCGACCGCAGCGGCACGCAACAGGGTGCGCGCGCGGGGCAAGGCACCGCCGTCAGCCCCGAGTACCAGCGCCGAGTGGTTGCCATACCGTCAGATGCGCCGGTGATCGCCGTGGTGCCGGATCTGCCCGGCGGCCGACTCTCAAGCCACGACCGCGATGTACTCGGCCTGGCCCGGCAACTGGCCGGCGACAGTCACGCCGTACTGGCCGTGGTCTTCGGCCAGCCAAGGGAAGCCGGGTTTGGCGATGCCGGCGTGGATCGCCTGCTGCATATGGATGGCGAGCGGGAACAGGGCTATGCGCCAGAAGCACGGCTTACCGCCCTCGCGGCGGTGGAGCGTCACTATCAACCCCGGCATTGGCTGCTACCGGACTCCAGACTCGGAGGCGGTGAACTGGGTCGACGCCTGGCCGCGCGCTTGCGTGAGCGCCCCGCCACCCGGGTATGGCAGGTGGTGGATGGCCAGTGCATGCAACGCACCGGTAGCGGGCAGCTGGACCTGCGCGGGCCCTGTCCGCGTATCCTGCTGGCCGCCGAAGAGTGCGCCGACCCCGTGCTGGACACCAACCATGCTGCCGAGCCAGTGCATTTGAATCAGGAATCTGTCAGCGCCTACGCGCGGCTGGAAGACCTGGGCTTGGTCGCGGTTGATCCGGCGGCCATCCCCCTGGCAGAAGCCGAGTTCGTCCTCTCCGGCGGCAACGGTGTACAGGACTGGGAGCAGTTCCATGCCCTCGCCCGGGTTCTGGGGGCTACGGAAGGGGCATCCCGGGTCGCCGTGGACGACGGCCACATGCCCCGGGATCGCCAGGTGGGCGCCAGCGGCACCTGGGTCAGCGCCCGCGTGTACATCGCCGTTGGCATTTCCGGGGCGGTCCAGCACCTGCAGGGCATCCAGACCTGCGACAAGGTGGTGGCCATCAGCAACGATCCCGGCTGCGACATGGTCAAGCGGGCGGATCTCTCCGTGATCGGCGATGCGGGCGCCATCCTGGCAGCGCTGATCCTGCGTGCCGACCACTACCGCCGGGGGGCGCAAAGCGATGCCGCCTGA
- the etfB gene encoding electron transfer flavoprotein subunit beta gives MPPETPHTTPAIPVTVLVSLGLHPRSGRPRRASQDARALELTLREATCEPTVVHAGRLDEETEPALRKYLGMGVPGLTLLQQTDDADAVPALLEHLRARPPCMVVTGMHAERGEGSGLLPYLLAECMGWPLVTGVAVLESVTAESLTVLQALPRGQRRRLRVRLPCVVTVDEAAPSPRQSAFGPARRGTFDVIEVTSKPDTMHASIETTPARKRPKRLKMIRAASARDRFKAAAAKAEGTGGRILTDVSPAQGADAILELLRDEGVLR, from the coding sequence ATGCCGCCTGAGACGCCCCACACAACACCGGCGATACCCGTGACCGTCCTGGTCTCTCTCGGCCTGCATCCCCGCTCGGGCCGTCCACGGCGCGCCAGCCAGGACGCCCGCGCGCTGGAGCTGACCCTGCGGGAAGCGACCTGCGAGCCGACCGTCGTCCATGCCGGTCGACTCGACGAGGAGACCGAACCCGCGTTACGCAAGTACCTCGGCATGGGCGTGCCTGGGCTGACGTTGTTGCAGCAAACCGACGACGCCGATGCCGTCCCCGCATTGCTCGAGCATTTGCGGGCCCGCCCCCCGTGCATGGTGGTAACCGGCATGCATGCCGAGCGTGGTGAAGGCTCCGGGCTGCTGCCGTACCTGCTGGCAGAGTGCATGGGCTGGCCACTGGTCACCGGTGTGGCGGTGCTCGAATCGGTAACGGCGGAGTCGCTCACCGTGCTGCAGGCACTGCCTCGCGGTCAGCGGCGGCGGCTCAGGGTCAGGCTGCCCTGCGTTGTCACCGTGGACGAGGCGGCACCGTCCCCGCGGCAGAGCGCCTTCGGGCCTGCCCGGCGAGGCACGTTTGACGTCATCGAAGTGACATCAAAGCCCGATACCATGCACGCGTCGATAGAGACAACGCCTGCACGGAAGCGGCCCAAAAGGCTCAAGATGATCCGCGCAGCGTCGGCTCGCGACCGCTTCAAGGCAGCCGCCGCGAAAGCCGAGGGTACCGGAGGGCGGATTTTGACGGACGTCTCACCTGCACAGGGTGCCGACGCAATTCTTGAGTTGCTTCGCGATGAAGGCGTACTACGCTGA